Proteins co-encoded in one Desulforegulaceae bacterium genomic window:
- a CDS encoding metalloregulator ArsR/SmtB family transcription factor, with protein sequence MINDACLSLCSNPQIIEKVKSKLKDTEDLFSLAELFKVLGDPTRIKILDALSNSELCVCDIAEIMEMGSSAVSHQLRVLRAAKIVKFRRNGKNVIYSLDDDHVSFLIKTGLEHVQE encoded by the coding sequence ATGATTAATGATGCGTGTCTCAGTTTGTGTTCAAATCCCCAAATTATAGAAAAAGTCAAATCAAAACTAAAAGACACTGAAGATCTTTTTTCACTTGCTGAGCTTTTTAAAGTATTGGGAGATCCCACAAGAATAAAAATTCTTGATGCATTATCAAATTCAGAACTTTGTGTATGCGATATAGCAGAAATTATGGAAATGGGCTCTTCTGCTGTTTCTCATCAGCTGAGAGTCTTAAGAGCTGCAAAAATAGTTAAATTCAGGCGAAATGGTAAAAATGTCATTTATAGTCTTGATGATGACCATGTTAGTTTTCTTATTAAAACCGGTCTTGAACATGTTCAGGAATAA